DNA sequence from the Cyanobacteriota bacterium genome:
AAGATAACTACTATCGACTGTCCAGACAATCAATACCTGGCTATGTCGGGAATGAGGCATGATGAAACCATGAGGTATTGTCAGGTATCGTCACGATCGAGACATGATGCACAAAGGCTTCGTTCTCTGTATTGCTTTCCTGGAATCTGTCTATACGCATGGGCTTGCGAGGGTACAGGCTGCTGAGGCTTATCTGTCTAAAGAACTAGTTGAGGTCAGGTCTTATGCTGCCATGACTGATCCAGCTACCCTAGCTAAGGAATTAGGGATCCGGGGTTTTCTGAAGGCAGACCGTGGGGATCATCGGGGGGCGATTGCTGACTTTACCCGCGCCCTAGAGTTGGATTCCTCTAATACTGACCTGTACTACAATCGGGGAATTTCTCGTGCGGCTATCGGTGACTATCCTGGAGCCATTGCTGACTTTACACAAACAATTCGCGCCGATCCCCGCAGTGCTGATGCCTACTATAACCGAGGCTTGGTATATAGCATCACGCAAAATCGCCAAGCTGCGATCGCAGACTTTACCCAAGCGATTCACATCTACGAAGTCCACGCTATGATGAATGTCTTGCTTGGGGAAACACCAACAATCGTGCCAAATTCAAATCTGCCCTATGTTTACTACAACCGAGGTAAGGCTTGGTCTGCCGCAGGAGTAACGTTGGCAGGCATTACAGATCTACGCCGGGCAGCTCTCTTGGCACAGCAGACTAGCGATCGGACATTGGTTCAGTTGATTCAGACTGAGTTAAGAACTCCACCCTAGTGCTATAGAAGCTTCATGACTGTAGATTGAGCAGATTGAGCACAAGACTGGGCATGGTCTAACACCTTAAATTTCCCGTGTTTGCAGTCTTCATCACACTACAACAAGCCACGAAGCTCTTAAAATCATGCGGTTGTTCGCGTAGGCAGATGAATGCAGATGAATAACGATTAACCGGTGAGTGAATTGAGACATAAATG
Encoded proteins:
- a CDS encoding tetratricopeptide repeat protein; protein product: MTDPATLAKELGIRGFLKADRGDHRGAIADFTRALELDSSNTDLYYNRGISRAAIGDYPGAIADFTQTIRADPRSADAYYNRGLVYSITQNRQAAIADFTQAIHIYEVHAMMNVLLGETPTIVPNSNLPYVYYNRGKAWSAAGVTLAGITDLRRAALLAQQTSDRTLVQLIQTELRTPP